The sequence GAAAGGGACTGAGCTTTCCAACTAGCATATTTACTATTAGATTTATCAAAGATctctttaaaagaagctttggaaactctatcactatggagaggaacccCCAGATAGTTACCAAAAGCCTtggtaagaggaataccagaaatCTCATTCATCCTTTTACAGACCTTTTGGTCCATATTTTTAGAGCACAACATTCTAGGTTTATGGACATTAAGTTTTTGACCTAAAGCAATGCAAAATTTACTgaggatatccataatcacaccaatttgctcctcacttCCCTCAACAAAGATCacaacatcatcagcaaagaatagATGAGTGACAGGGGGACATAATTTATTAATAGAAACCGGATGAAAACTCCTAGTGTTAACAGCATCTTGGATAAGATGAGTTAatctctccatagcaataacaaataagaacgggctcatagggtccccttgCCGAATACCCTGGGAGGGAGTAAATTcctcagacatatctccattaatcaaaacttggAAAACAGGAGACGAGATACAAACCTCAATCAATTTCCTCCAATTCTCCGGAATCCCAGCTCTCTCCAGACTAtcaagaagaaaactccagttaatccgatcataagctttctctagatgcagcttaagagccacaataccaCGCTTTCCCTTTTTGACCTTCATcgaatgaaccatctcctgagcgataacaacattatccatcatctgtcttcccgggacaaaactgccttgattctggctaataatatCAGGTAGGATACACCGAAGCCTATTAGCCACGATTTTGGTAACCACCTTATAAAGCACATTACACAGACAAATAGGTCTTATTTGTAAGAAATAGGAAGGTTTCTCCACTTTAGGAATCATgaccagaagagttttattTACAAGCCTAATATCCTCAAACCCCATTAAAAACCCCAATGACAACTGTAAATACCTTCCTTTACAGtttcccagtgtttatgataaaaaCCGATCGGAAgcccatcaatcccaggagctttagtagcacCAATGCTAAACACAGCCTGACTAATCTCTTTCTGATCAATATGGTGAAAAGCTTCCATAATCTTATCATCACAAACTGTAGGAAAAGTAGACCTCGACAGGGCACCATCCAAATCCACCAGATCCTCTTTAAATAACTCCTTATAGAAATCACTACACCATAAACCCCTACTGCAACTAAGTGAAATTGTTGGCTTAGACCCCTTTTTGAGTTGCAGTAGGCCAAAAATAGGCCTAACGCAACAAAAATCCAATTGTTGCGGACGCTCCTGTAGCATTATTTGCTAATGCAGCAATTTATAAACAATAGCAACAATTAACAATTGTTggatattttttaattagttgcaaccaattaaatttattgttGCATTAAATCTAATGCaactaatttatttaatttttgcaaCAATTTTAATAGTTCTGCAACACGAATATTGCTTCAAATGCAACATTTATATTACACTTTGCAACAATTTTAGTTCGGGTATGCAACATAATTGGATGAAATTGCAACAATTTTAACTAGCATCTGCAACAATTTTAACTGGAACTTGCAACATATTTGATCACTTTTTGCAACATTTATAATTGAATTTGGCAACAATTGTAATCTGCATCTTTTTTGTTGCatttctttttaataatttcaacaTGTAACAAATGCAAATTTTTACTAATTTCAAAAAGTGTAGTATAAAATATGACaaatatatttacaaacaatgATCCAAGTCATACATGCACAATCTCTTACAAAATAAGATAAAAGTATCATAATATATGTCCAATACATAGttttcaaattctaaaaaacaACAATCTTTCATCGATGTCACTCGTTAGCTTCTCCTTTTCCTAGGCAGTTCCCTGTAGACCAAAAAGCTCGACAGCAAGCCTCAACTCAGGATCAACTAAGAGTATGACTGATTGACAAGCAGTATAAGACCTGCATGACCAGAAATCATTTAAGTTAATGCCACTTTTTGAATTTCATTTACAGTTCACCATAATATTACAAACGAAACATGACCCCAAAGTTTTGATGAAGGAATAAGCAGGGATATGAAAGATTGATGAAAAGATTGAAGATTTCCCTTGGTTGGGAGTTCAATGATGCtgaaaggaaaagataagatttCCTTCGAATCACACAAAATCAAAACGATGGAATAAGTTTTACCCCTCAGCTTCTTAATAACAAATATACAACCTATTCGATGTTCAATTTTGGAACAGATCAAACACAGTTTTTATTCAAACTGAACATGAACAAAGGAAATGGGGACTGTTTACAAATTCATTTGATTTCTTCAATCTGtttgaaattaaaaatcaaacactttaagtttttaaattctcAAGTTGAGAGGTATTGTtatagttttgttaaaaaaagagCAGAGCATTAGAGCTGACTTAGAACATCTGTCAAGCAAATCCATTTGATAGACCTTAACTAACAATTCACTAAACCAGCTCAAAGTCTGTAGGTTCACAATCTAGGTCCACAATCTAGGTCCACTCATAAATAATTCACAATATTTCAATCACGTTATATAGTCACATTTCATCTCAGATAATGGTCGACAAAAGGAAGAAAGAAcatcagaaattaatagttcgTCTGAGAAATACCTAAAGACGTCACCTGAGCTTTCGATTTAATGGAATTCTGATCCTCAATAAACCCGCCGCCAGAAGCCGTTCAGCTCCTCCGCCTATGCCATGCATTCGGGTAACGAGATTCTTTTCGCACGactgaaaataaaggaaataaaaaaaacattagatTTAAGGAAAATCAGTAAACAAATATCAGAAGTCTGCAGCTAAACTAAAGTCTACTTGAATTTATGGTAGAAGAACAAGTACTTCAATTGAATCATTCAGCTTAAACATCCAAGGGACTAAATTTTCGTAGAATGAAATGATAAAACTGATATATTTTCTTTCATGTCCCTATTTTTTACAACAACCAAATTGAGAAAGTTCAAAAGACAAAAAAATCTTACCTGAATTTGCTTGCTcaaattgataattttctggaataTTGGCAATGTTGGCTCTTGAGCTTAAGGAGTTTCTTCTTTTGTGCTTGATTCACTATCCTCCTTCATGGAAGATGTAGTTTCCTGAGTTAATTCTGAACCAACAACCACAAGTTCATTCAGATCAGATTCTAATTTAATCAGACTTATGAAGAGACTCATACTTTTGGAACTCGACTAAGGACAATTGACCCAGCAAAAAATCTATTGGTTTTTCAAAAAGGTTAAAATAATGAGAAAATAGTTAGAAGAAAATACACCTAGAACTTAACCAAAAACGATAGAACTTGGAGCCATCAGACATAATTGATTAAAGCATATGGAAAATAAAGAAAGTATTCATCTCCCTAATTCTAGGTTGGCCCTATGAACTctcctttttatttatttattttggtaaACTGAACTCTCTTTTTAGATTACAATAATAGAAGTTACATAAATAACGAAGGAAAAATAGATACCTTCTTGGCTAGTTTCAGTATCTTGAGTTTGAACTGGAAGCGAGAACCATAAAATAAGTCCTATGAACTTCAATATGGTCAATCGAGACTACAAATTACTAATTAGTTTCATTTTCTGGATtaggaaattaattaattaattaattaatagaatACCTGTAATGCTCTTCTATAGGCGGTTCCAGGCAAATTAATAGGAGCAGAAACAACTCCTTTCATGAAAGTAACATATTTTTTCTTCAGCTTTTCAGTCTCTGGTTTTCCAGGATCGATGCTCATTATATGTTTCGCCATCAAGTTGAATGTGAACTAtacagtatatatatataattaatttgattgtATTGTATtggtttaattaaattaataataatatttaatacctTTTTGGCCTCATCTTGAGCTGAAAATGTAGAATTGTCGGTCCATGAATTAAGAACAAGCAAAGTTTGATTCTCAACTTCTCTTAGTAGATTCCTAAGCCTAGCATGACTTAGAAAATTAAGAGATATAATCCTCATATCTCTATGCATATCTCCAACTAAAACAAGCATAGACCATTTCCCCAGAATTCCACCTATGCTTTTTggataacaacattcaaataatCTCCCTTCGTTTTGCAGTATGAATCTATTCAATCCAGGATCTGCAGACACCACCGTTGGCTCCCCAAATAAATTCGATTTATAGATGTTTCCATACCTGAATATTCAATTAAAaacacaattaattaattaattaattaattagcaGTAGATAAGAGTTAGTTATTAAGAGAAGTAACCTTGAAATATGAactaaaagacataaaatagcCAACAAGCGATTAAaccattaaaatatataaaagttaCAGACAAAAAGATGATGAATTTAGACAAGCATTATACCATACCCACAAGTTTAATTACATCTCTAGAGAAATtagacaaataaataaataaatctgcACACTTCCTTTATAATGTATAATCAATTGATAGGAAGCTACTAGTGTTGAAAATAACAGTAAAAGATTCACTCACACAGTTAACATATATTATTATCCATAGCTTTATTAAGTTAACATGTAAACCTTGAGGGAGCAAATATtggggaaaaataaaaaaacctttaaAATAATATCACATGTGCCGTGAGAAGTGGAGTAGATGGAGGCGGCGGTGGAGATCGAgaggtggaggaggtggaggcgACGGTGGAGAAGCCGCTCCCTGTTTCCGGCACCGTGAGAAGCggaatgactgaagttacgaacGGCGGTGTGCAAGGTGGAGGTGGCGATGGAGTGGAGGCGGCGATGGCGTGGACTGGGTGGAGattaaaccctagaaaataagaaaggaagaagaggatACGGGTAAAGAAGACGATTAGCGAATGGttaacaaaataaaagattCTATTTTATCAATtgcttaaaaattataatatttaaaaattataatatttattacttaattagtgaATGGTTAACCAGAAATGGAATAAGTCTAAATGTTTAGGACATATGCTGTTGTATTAATTGGTTAGAGGTTTGTTCCTCCACATCTGCATTTTAAGTAAATTTTTTCTGTATTTCATTTATAAACGGGATTACTTGTCGGGTCTTTATTGGTACGAGAATACCATTTTCTGGTCCCGCCTCGTACCTGCCTACGGGGACCATTCGCGTCCCTGCCGAAAAACGGGACGGGCCCCGACGCGTACAGGTATTCCCTGCCCCAGTTGTATCCCTAGTTCTTCTCGACTAATTTTTTCCAGAATGAATAGTGATATTGCCAAGTCCGGTCCGGTCCAAGCGCGTACAAGCCCGCCAAAAAGTGGACGAGCTTGGACTTTACGAATTTTAGATCGAGCATATCCGACccgatatactatatatatatatatatatatatgagatggctcttgtgagaaccattTCTTAGATGAGGAcactttcttaggtgagaaccactaaaactacgtagttttgactctaaaaattaaaaaaaaaaaacactgttGTCATGGGGGTTTGAAACATTGGACTCTTTGTTCATATTCCAtattacttaccactgagcAAATTACTTTTCTTGCGTATTAtgtcgcgcgctgattaatataccactgCACTCTAGcttctattatttaatatttgacgcatgcacttattaatatcgattaaatgtgcattataatgaattattaatagaaaaaaaagaaacgtgcataataatgaattattaatagaaaaaatccaagaacatgctctaatttcttatttatttaattcctccatattttttgtcatttatgttttaaaatgttaaggatgatgttctaaatattgttacatgtgttcttaactttataatttgtgttctaaaaattaagtataatgtttaaaaaaacagtaaatatatggaccattttttgcatttgttctataatataatttataactcatattctaaataacataacgtatgttctaaaaaacataacgtatgttctaaagtttatagtttgtgctccaaaaattaagtataatgttctaaaaaaatcagtagatatctggattgttttttcatttgttccaaaaatataatttataactcatgttcgaaaaaacataaacacatgttctaaaatacataacgtatgttctaaaaaacataacgtatgttctaaagtttatagtttgtgttccaaaaattaagtataatgttctaaaaaatcagtagatatttggatcgttttttcatttgttccaaaaatataatttataactcatgttcgaaaaaacataacacatgttctaaaaaacataacgtatgttttaaaaaatatgtcgtacgttctaaacttcatagttcatgttttaaaagttaaaatatatgttgtttcaaaaaaaaagttaaattatatgttataacgtatgtttaaaaaaatatattttcttatataacataaattacaaaatataaaggaattaaataaataagaaattggagcatgttcttgatttttttctattaataattcattattatgcacattttttttctattaataattcattattatgcatatttaatcaatattaataagtgcatgtgtcaaatattaaacaatgaaa comes from Euphorbia lathyris chromosome 8, ddEupLath1.1, whole genome shotgun sequence and encodes:
- the LOC136202958 gene encoding steroid (22S)-hydroxylase-like isoform X1, whose amino-acid sequence is MLVLVGDMHRDMRIISLNFLSHARLRNLLREVENQTLLVLNSWTDNSTFSAQDEAKKFTFNLMAKHIMSIDPGKPETEKLKKKYVTFMKGVVSAPINLPGTAYRRALQSRLTILKFIGLILWFSLPVQTQDTETSQEELTQETTSSMKEDSESSTKEETP
- the LOC136202958 gene encoding steroid (22S)-hydroxylase-like isoform X2 — protein: MLVLVGDMHRDMRIISLNFLSHARLRNLLREVENQTLLVLNSWTDNSTFSAQDEAKKFTFNLMAKHIMSIDPGKPETEKLKKKYVTFMKGVVSAPINLPGTAYRRALQFIGLILWFSLPVQTQDTETSQEELTQETTSSMKEDSESSTKEETP
- the LOC136202958 gene encoding steroid (22S)-hydroxylase-like isoform X4, with the translated sequence MLVLVGDMHRDMRIISLNFLSHARLRNLLREVENQTLLVLNSWTDNSTFSAQDEAKKFTFNLMAKHIMSIDPGKPETEKLKKKYVTFMKGVVSAPINLPGTAYRRALQFKLKILKLAKKN
- the LOC136202958 gene encoding cholesterol 22-monohydroxylase CYP90B51-like isoform X3 → MLVLVGDMHRDMRIISLNFLSHARLRNLLREVENQTLLVLNSWTDNSTFSAQDEAKKFTFNLMAKHIMSIDPGKPETEKLKKKYVTFMKGVVSAPINLPGTAYRRALQDLFYGSRFQFKLKILKLAKKN